A genomic segment from Streptosporangium roseum DSM 43021 encodes:
- a CDS encoding glutamate ABC transporter substrate-binding protein, translating to MIAVAAAAASLTACSGDSDKFVVGIKFDQPGLGQKQPDGSFKGFDVDVAKYVAKELGYTGDKVEFKEAISANRESFIQQGQVNIVIATYSITDDRKKKIGFAGPYLVTGQDILTRADDTTINSVDDLKDKKVCGAQGSSSPKRLVDKFGDAWKGQYLTEQQGYGACLPLLENKQVDAISTDATILAGFATQSPGKFRLVGKPFSEEKYGIGVKLDDKDTREKLNAAVEKMFKDGSWKKAVDANFGEFGKFFTTPPAVERY from the coding sequence ATGATCGCGGTGGCGGCCGCGGCCGCGAGTCTCACCGCGTGCAGCGGCGACAGTGACAAGTTCGTTGTTGGAATCAAGTTCGACCAGCCTGGCCTGGGACAGAAGCAGCCGGACGGTTCGTTCAAGGGTTTCGACGTCGACGTGGCCAAGTATGTCGCCAAGGAGCTCGGTTACACCGGCGACAAGGTTGAGTTCAAGGAGGCCATCTCGGCCAACCGCGAGTCCTTCATCCAGCAGGGCCAGGTCAACATCGTGATCGCGACCTACTCGATCACCGACGACCGCAAGAAGAAGATCGGTTTCGCCGGGCCGTACCTGGTCACCGGCCAGGACATCCTGACCCGCGCGGACGACACGACGATCAACAGTGTCGACGACCTGAAGGACAAGAAGGTCTGCGGCGCCCAGGGGTCGTCCTCGCCCAAGCGTCTGGTCGACAAGTTCGGCGACGCCTGGAAGGGCCAGTACCTCACCGAGCAGCAGGGCTACGGCGCCTGCCTGCCCCTGCTGGAGAACAAGCAGGTCGACGCGATCTCCACCGACGCGACGATCCTGGCCGGGTTCGCCACCCAGTCGCCCGGCAAGTTCCGCCTCGTCGGCAAGCCCTTCTCCGAGGAGAAGTACGGCATCGGCGTGAAGCTGGACGACAAGGACACCCGCGAGAAGCTCAACGCGGCGGTGGAGAAGATGTTCAAGGACGGCAGCTGGAAGAAGGCCGTCGACGCCAACTTCGGCGAGTTCGGAAAGTTCTTCACCACCCCGCCGGCCGTCGAGCGTTACTGA
- a CDS encoding VOC family protein encodes MSIDHPAVETVRERIRAEHLREHRPPSSARGLHHFALISSDVETTIAFYQDLLEFPLTEIFENRDHRGSNHFFFDVGNGNLLAFFDFPGLDLGPYKEVLGGLHHIAVSVDPSTWERLRGKLEAAGVPHRIESGASIYFRDPDGARLELLADPLGEMYGSRVL; translated from the coding sequence ATGAGCATCGACCATCCGGCAGTGGAGACGGTACGCGAGCGGATCAGGGCGGAGCACCTGCGGGAGCACCGCCCGCCGAGCAGCGCGAGGGGCCTGCACCACTTCGCGCTGATCTCCTCGGACGTGGAGACGACGATCGCCTTCTACCAGGACCTGCTGGAGTTCCCTCTGACGGAGATCTTCGAGAACCGCGACCACCGGGGATCGAACCACTTCTTCTTCGACGTCGGGAACGGCAACCTGCTGGCCTTCTTCGACTTCCCCGGCCTGGACCTCGGTCCCTACAAGGAGGTCCTCGGCGGGCTCCACCACATCGCCGTCTCCGTGGACCCGTCGACCTGGGAGCGGCTGCGGGGCAAGCTGGAGGCCGCGGGCGTGCCGCACCGGATCGAGAGCGGCGCGTCGATCTACTTCAGGGATCCCGACGGAGCCCGCCTGGAACTGCTCGCCGACCCGCTGGGCGAGATGTACGGCTCCCGCGTCCTCTGA
- a CDS encoding S9 family peptidase, translating into MSPEQVVLPYATWPSPISSTGVARSGLRLGFPTVVGEEVWWTEDRPAESGRTTIAHRAADGTHRELLSAPWSARTRVHEYGGRSYAVVPGGGVVFANLADQRLYLLPPCAEPRPITPRPDRESGLRYADMIVHDGQVWCVQERHHDGGGISRSIVSVPLDGGDVPRERVGGSDFYACLALSPDGEHLAYICWDHPRMPWNGTELRITRLADGTSWTVGGGPSESVLAPQWRDDRHLYLVSDRSGWWNLYQIGIDGTSPRALHPVEEEFAGPLWQLGGPPYRVLADGRIAVLHGRGDMRLGVLDPDSGVLTDLDVPYDGWEQVLASDGRVLAGIGYSATVPRSIVRVDTATGRAEELRRDVDELPDLAYLPLARTVEIEGRSGRRVHAFVHPPSNPQARGDGAPPYVVFVHGGPTGRSTGALDLEKAFFTSRGIGVLDLNYGGSTGYGRAYRDRLRGQWGVVDVEDSVAAAEWLAAEGLADPERIAIRGGSAGGWTVMAACCASEVFAGGVSYYGVSALASFVATTHDFESRYIEWLVGPEDPALYSSREPLGQVAGVSCPMLLLQGLSDPVVPAAQSQAFADALAERGVPCTYLTFEGEAHGFRRAETRSAALATELAFYQQIFRS; encoded by the coding sequence ATGTCCCCCGAGCAGGTCGTCCTGCCGTACGCCACCTGGCCTTCCCCGATCTCCAGCACCGGGGTGGCCAGGTCCGGGCTGCGCCTGGGATTCCCGACGGTGGTCGGCGAAGAGGTGTGGTGGACCGAGGACCGCCCCGCGGAGAGCGGGCGGACCACGATCGCGCACCGGGCCGCCGACGGCACGCACCGCGAGCTGCTGTCGGCGCCGTGGAGCGCCAGGACCCGCGTCCACGAGTACGGCGGGCGCTCCTACGCGGTGGTTCCCGGCGGGGGCGTGGTGTTCGCCAACCTCGCCGACCAGCGGCTCTACCTGCTGCCCCCCTGCGCCGAACCCCGGCCGATCACGCCGAGGCCCGACCGGGAGTCCGGGCTCCGCTACGCGGACATGATCGTCCACGACGGGCAGGTCTGGTGCGTCCAGGAGCGGCACCACGACGGCGGCGGGATCAGCCGTTCGATCGTGTCCGTCCCGCTGGACGGCGGGGACGTGCCGCGGGAGCGGGTCGGCGGGAGCGACTTCTACGCCTGTCTCGCCCTCTCCCCCGACGGCGAGCACCTGGCCTACATCTGCTGGGACCACCCCCGCATGCCGTGGAACGGCACCGAGCTGCGGATCACCCGGCTGGCCGACGGCACCTCCTGGACGGTCGGGGGCGGGCCCTCCGAGTCGGTGCTCGCCCCGCAGTGGCGCGACGACCGGCATCTCTATCTGGTCTCCGACCGGTCGGGCTGGTGGAACCTCTACCAGATCGGCATCGACGGCACCTCGCCCCGGGCGCTCCACCCGGTGGAGGAGGAGTTCGCCGGACCGCTGTGGCAGCTCGGCGGCCCGCCGTACCGGGTGCTGGCCGACGGGCGGATCGCGGTCCTGCACGGGCGGGGGGACATGCGGCTGGGCGTCCTCGACCCGGACAGCGGCGTGCTGACCGACCTGGACGTGCCCTACGACGGCTGGGAGCAGGTCCTCGCGTCCGACGGGCGCGTCCTGGCCGGGATCGGATACAGCGCGACGGTGCCCCGGTCGATCGTCCGCGTGGACACCGCGACCGGGCGGGCGGAGGAGCTCCGCCGTGACGTCGACGAGCTGCCCGACCTCGCCTACCTGCCGCTCGCCCGGACCGTGGAGATCGAGGGCCGCTCCGGCCGCCGGGTCCACGCGTTCGTCCATCCGCCGTCGAACCCGCAGGCCCGGGGCGACGGCGCCCCGCCCTACGTGGTGTTCGTCCACGGTGGCCCCACCGGGCGCAGCACCGGCGCCCTCGACCTGGAGAAGGCGTTCTTCACCAGCCGGGGCATCGGCGTGCTCGACCTCAACTACGGCGGTTCCACCGGCTACGGCCGCGCCTACCGCGACCGGCTGCGCGGCCAGTGGGGCGTGGTCGACGTGGAGGACTCGGTCGCCGCCGCCGAATGGCTGGCCGCCGAGGGCCTGGCCGACCCGGAGCGGATCGCGATCCGGGGCGGGAGCGCCGGCGGCTGGACGGTCATGGCCGCCTGCTGCGCGTCCGAGGTGTTCGCCGGCGGGGTCTCCTACTACGGTGTGAGCGCGCTCGCCTCGTTCGTCGCGACCACCCACGACTTCGAGTCCCGCTACATCGAGTGGCTGGTGGGCCCCGAGGATCCCGCCCTGTACAGCTCGCGCGAGCCGCTCGGCCAGGTCGCCGGGGTGAGCTGTCCCATGCTCCTCCTGCAGGGGCTGTCCGACCCGGTGGTCCCCGCCGCCCAGTCTCAGGCCTTCGCCGACGCCCTCGCCGAACGCGGCGTGCCGTGCACCTACCTCACGTTCGAGGGCGAGGCCCACGGCTTCCGCCGCGCCGAGACCCGCAGCGCGGCTCTGGCCACCGAGCTCGCCTTCTACCAGCAGATCTTCCGGAGCTGA
- a CDS encoding amino acid ABC transporter permease produces MQALFDEFPVILGAFWLTIRLTLASGLLALILGTILAGMRVSPLPVLRGIGTAYVNIVRNTPLTLVIVFCGLGLGLVLDVSFSTSLSTNYLWLSIIGLSGYTAAFVCEAIRAGINTVPLGQAEAARAIGLTFFQNLRLIVLPQALRAVIAPLGSVLIALIKNTTIAAAIGVGEASLTMKTLFESHGDAVVPIFFGFALGFLILTLPTGLLFTWLSKRLAVVR; encoded by the coding sequence GTGCAGGCACTCTTCGACGAATTCCCGGTGATCCTGGGCGCTTTCTGGCTGACGATACGGCTCACGCTCGCCAGCGGGCTCCTGGCACTGATCCTCGGGACGATCCTCGCCGGGATGCGCGTCAGCCCGCTGCCCGTGCTGCGCGGGATCGGCACGGCGTACGTGAACATCGTGCGGAACACCCCGCTGACGCTGGTGATCGTGTTCTGCGGGCTGGGTCTCGGCCTGGTGCTGGACGTCTCGTTCTCCACGAGCCTGTCCACGAACTATCTCTGGCTGTCCATCATCGGGCTGTCGGGCTACACGGCCGCGTTCGTCTGCGAGGCGATCCGGGCCGGGATCAACACGGTGCCGCTCGGCCAGGCCGAGGCGGCCCGCGCCATCGGCCTGACCTTCTTCCAGAATCTGCGGCTGATCGTGCTGCCCCAGGCGCTCCGCGCGGTGATCGCCCCGCTGGGCAGCGTCCTGATCGCACTGATCAAGAACACCACGATCGCCGCCGCCATCGGCGTGGGTGAGGCCTCCCTGACGATGAAGACGCTCTTCGAGTCGCACGGCGACGCGGTCGTCCCGATCTTCTTCGGGTTCGCGCTCGGCTTCCTGATCCTGACTCTGCCCACCGGACTGCTGTTCACGTGGCTGTCCAAGCGCCTGGCGGTGGTCCGATGA
- the recA gene encoding recombinase RecA, producing the protein MAANDREKALETALAQIERQFGKGSVMRLGDETRAPIEVIPTSSIALDVALGIGGFPRGRIVEVYGPESSGKTTVALHAVANAQRGGGIAAFIDAEHALDPEYAKKLGVDTDALLVSQPDTGEQALEIADMLIRSGAVDLLVIDSVAALVPKAEIEGEMGDSHVGLQARLMSQALRKVAGALNNTGTTAIFINQLREKIGVMFGSPETTTGGKALKFYASVRLDIRRIETLKDGTEAVGNRTRVKVVKNKMAPPFRVADFDILYGIGISREGGLIDMGVEHGFVRKSGAWYTYEGDQLGQGKENARNFLKNHPDMANEIEKKIKEKLGIGPRLDTPATPPPAAPAAPVPATSGRGSKAATPKPGDV; encoded by the coding sequence ATGGCGGCTAACGACCGCGAGAAGGCGCTCGAGACCGCGCTCGCTCAGATCGAGCGTCAGTTCGGCAAGGGCTCTGTCATGCGCCTCGGCGACGAGACCCGCGCGCCCATCGAAGTCATCCCGACCAGTTCCATCGCGCTCGACGTCGCGCTCGGCATCGGCGGGTTCCCCCGTGGCCGCATCGTCGAGGTCTACGGTCCGGAGTCCTCCGGTAAGACCACCGTCGCGCTGCACGCGGTGGCCAACGCCCAGCGGGGCGGCGGCATCGCGGCGTTCATCGACGCCGAGCACGCCCTCGACCCGGAATACGCCAAGAAGCTGGGCGTCGACACCGACGCGCTGCTCGTCTCCCAGCCCGACACCGGCGAGCAGGCGCTGGAGATCGCCGACATGCTGATCCGGTCGGGCGCCGTCGACCTGCTGGTCATCGACTCGGTCGCGGCCCTGGTGCCCAAGGCCGAGATCGAGGGTGAGATGGGCGACAGCCACGTCGGCCTCCAGGCCCGCCTGATGTCCCAGGCACTGCGCAAGGTCGCCGGCGCGCTCAACAACACCGGCACCACCGCGATCTTCATCAACCAGCTCCGCGAGAAGATCGGCGTCATGTTCGGCTCGCCCGAGACCACGACCGGTGGAAAGGCGCTGAAGTTCTACGCCTCGGTCCGTCTCGACATCCGCCGCATCGAGACGCTGAAGGACGGCACCGAGGCGGTCGGCAACCGCACCCGCGTGAAGGTCGTCAAGAACAAGATGGCCCCGCCCTTCCGCGTGGCCGACTTCGACATCCTCTACGGGATCGGCATCTCCCGTGAGGGCGGCCTGATCGACATGGGTGTCGAGCACGGCTTCGTCCGCAAGTCCGGCGCCTGGTACACCTACGAGGGCGACCAGCTGGGGCAGGGCAAGGAGAACGCCCGCAACTTCCTGAAGAACCACCCCGACATGGCCAACGAGATCGAGAAGAAGATCAAGGAGAAGCTCGGCATCGGCCCCCGCCTCGACACTCCGGCCACGCCGCCGCCCGCGGCTCCCGCCGCCCCGGTTCCCGCCACCTCCGGTCGCGGCTCCAAGGCGGCCACTCCCAAGCCGGGCGACGTCTGA
- a CDS encoding DUF3046 domain-containing protein — translation MRLSEFWNRMKLHFGDPYAESWARDYVIADLGGRTVNQALADGIAAKEVWRAVCGVSDVSARLR, via the coding sequence ATGCGCCTCTCGGAGTTCTGGAACCGGATGAAACTGCACTTCGGTGACCCGTACGCGGAGTCGTGGGCCCGCGACTACGTCATCGCCGATCTCGGTGGCCGGACGGTGAACCAGGCGCTGGCCGACGGCATCGCCGCCAAGGAGGTCTGGCGGGCCGTGTGCGGGGTGTCCGACGTCTCCGCCCGGCTGCGCTGA
- the recX gene encoding recombination regulator RecX, which translates to MTTGPDSGPADAAGPRDWGAWPDVPEAGSSGTGRRGGRSRRSRRDRPGAWETSGPGGEADSPSGDEPAPEDGPMGGAGDRSGGESRGRGARGSRRGGKRSRGDSQGILPDGPVDGSPASRGPAADPQAVARAICLRLLTMAPRTRAQLAEALRKREVPEAAAEAVLERFSEVGLIDDEAFAAAWVSSRHAGRGLARRALASELRHRGVDEDTVKEAVEQLDPEQEVETARRLVARKLSSTRGLEPAVRTRRLAGMLARKGYGPGLAFRVVREALEGEEVESPAFSTELDYPHD; encoded by the coding sequence ATGACGACGGGACCTGACTCCGGTCCGGCCGACGCGGCCGGGCCGCGGGACTGGGGCGCCTGGCCGGATGTCCCGGAGGCCGGATCCTCCGGGACGGGCAGAAGAGGAGGCCGTTCACGGCGCTCGCGCCGGGATCGGCCGGGGGCGTGGGAGACGTCCGGGCCGGGCGGGGAGGCCGACTCGCCCTCGGGCGACGAGCCCGCTCCGGAAGACGGTCCCATGGGCGGGGCGGGCGACCGCTCCGGCGGGGAGTCCCGGGGCCGGGGCGCTCGTGGGTCCCGGCGCGGCGGGAAGCGGTCGCGCGGCGACTCCCAGGGGATCCTGCCCGATGGGCCGGTCGACGGATCCCCGGCGAGCCGGGGGCCCGCGGCGGATCCGCAGGCCGTGGCCCGGGCGATCTGCCTGCGGCTGCTGACCATGGCTCCGCGCACCAGGGCCCAGCTCGCCGAGGCGCTGCGCAAGCGTGAGGTGCCCGAAGCGGCGGCCGAAGCCGTGCTTGAGAGGTTCTCCGAGGTCGGGCTCATCGATGACGAGGCGTTCGCCGCGGCGTGGGTGAGCTCACGTCACGCCGGGCGGGGCCTCGCCCGCAGGGCCCTCGCCTCGGAGCTACGCCACCGCGGGGTGGACGAGGACACCGTCAAGGAGGCGGTGGAGCAGCTCGACCCCGAGCAGGAGGTGGAGACGGCCCGCAGGCTCGTGGCGCGCAAGCTCTCGTCGACCCGCGGTCTGGAGCCGGCCGTCAGGACCCGGAGGCTGGCCGGCATGCTCGCCCGGAAGGGATACGGTCCGGGTCTGGCCTTCCGTGTGGTCCGTGAGGCGCTTGAGGGTGAAGAGGTGGAAAGTCCCGCGTTTTCCACGGAGTTGGATTACCCGCACGACTAG
- a CDS encoding Uma2 family endonuclease: protein MAMLVQTSEAPVKAKKPHKKAAPKSTSFWDTPGELSVDEWFELNSRDDGSRYELIDGSLIVSPAPPFRHQRLGDRLQNLLESMSPEGMVPVTATGLLLDRKPGVIPDLMVVDKAPFEEGADIAQPEWVHLVVEIVSKSTTATDRRIKHAKYAEAGIPHFWRIEMRPFRGQGNDELPVIFTYVLDENGEYQLTHRISAGTTADFTEPFKVTLDPTTLGRI, encoded by the coding sequence ATGGCGATGCTCGTGCAGACCTCGGAGGCGCCCGTGAAGGCCAAGAAGCCGCACAAGAAGGCGGCGCCGAAGTCGACGAGCTTCTGGGACACCCCGGGCGAGCTCAGCGTCGATGAGTGGTTCGAGCTCAACTCGCGCGACGACGGCAGTCGTTACGAGCTCATCGACGGGAGCCTCATCGTGTCCCCCGCCCCGCCCTTCAGGCACCAGCGCCTCGGAGATCGACTCCAGAATCTCCTGGAGAGCATGTCACCGGAGGGGATGGTGCCGGTTACCGCGACAGGCCTGCTCCTGGATCGCAAGCCCGGAGTCATCCCCGACCTGATGGTGGTCGACAAGGCGCCGTTCGAAGAGGGCGCGGACATCGCCCAGCCCGAGTGGGTGCATCTGGTCGTCGAGATCGTCTCCAAATCCACCACGGCCACCGATCGTCGCATCAAACACGCAAAGTACGCAGAGGCGGGCATCCCGCATTTCTGGCGCATTGAGATGAGGCCGTTCCGCGGCCAGGGCAACGACGAACTGCCCGTGATCTTCACTTACGTGCTCGACGAGAACGGGGAGTATCAGCTCACCCACCGCATCTCCGCAGGCACGACCGCAGACTTCACCGAACCGTTCAAGGTGACCTTGGATCCGACCACGCTCGGCAGGATCTGA
- a CDS encoding amino acid ABC transporter permease yields the protein MSTLTAEPRKTRKRATAPDRVSVLYDAPGPRARVRNTVLTVVVVLVALLAVYVMVTKLDEKNQLNADLWTPFLRGDVWINLILPGLFNTLSAAAVAALIAVPFGFVFGIGRLSDHAWIRVPAGAVVEFFRAIPLLIMIFAVMYGGSAVFGLTVTPFMAVVTGLVLYNGSVLAEIVRAGILSIPRGQSEAALAIGLRKGQVMRMILLPQGVTAMMPAIVAQLVVLLKDTALGFIVSFEDLLNAGARVLPSNFNNIIPAVIVIAIIYIIINLIVGAIATWLEMRSRRSRKTSAQPVVPPGAVVAPGSGDISAVD from the coding sequence ATGAGCACATTGACCGCGGAGCCGAGAAAGACGCGTAAGCGCGCGACCGCACCGGATCGGGTCAGCGTCCTCTACGACGCGCCCGGCCCCCGCGCTCGCGTGCGCAACACCGTGCTCACGGTGGTGGTCGTCCTCGTCGCGCTGCTCGCCGTCTACGTGATGGTGACCAAGCTGGATGAGAAGAACCAGCTCAACGCCGACCTGTGGACCCCGTTCCTCCGGGGCGACGTGTGGATCAATCTGATCCTGCCCGGCCTGTTCAACACGCTCAGCGCGGCGGCGGTCGCCGCGCTGATCGCGGTGCCGTTCGGGTTCGTCTTCGGCATCGGCCGGCTGTCCGACCACGCCTGGATCCGCGTCCCGGCGGGAGCGGTGGTCGAGTTCTTCCGGGCCATTCCGCTGCTCATCATGATCTTCGCGGTGATGTACGGCGGGAGCGCGGTCTTCGGGCTGACCGTGACCCCGTTCATGGCGGTGGTGACCGGCCTGGTCCTGTACAACGGGTCGGTGCTGGCGGAGATCGTGCGGGCGGGCATCCTGTCCATCCCGCGCGGCCAGTCGGAGGCGGCACTCGCGATCGGGCTGCGCAAGGGCCAGGTCATGCGGATGATCCTGCTGCCGCAGGGGGTCACGGCCATGATGCCGGCGATCGTCGCGCAGCTCGTCGTGCTCCTCAAGGACACGGCCCTGGGGTTCATCGTCTCGTTCGAGGACCTGTTGAACGCGGGGGCGCGCGTACTGCCGTCCAACTTCAACAACATCATCCCGGCAGTGATCGTCATCGCGATCATCTACATCATCATCAACCTGATCGTCGGGGCCATCGCCACCTGGTTGGAGATGCGCAGCCGCCGCAGCCGCAAGACCTCCGCCCAGCCGGTCGTCCCGCCCGGGGCGGTCGTGGCGCCCGGCTCGGGCGACATCTCCGCGGTGGACTGA
- a CDS encoding amino acid ABC transporter ATP-binding protein, with amino-acid sequence MTENGAATPLVVLADVNKHFGNLHVLRDINLTISRGEVLVVIGPSGGGKSTLCRAINRLETIDGGTITFDGQPLAAEGKTLAKLRSEVGMVFQSFNLFAHKTILENVTLGPIKVRGIAKAEAERRGMELLERVGIGAQASKYPAQLSGGQQQRVAIARALAMDPKMILFDEPTSALDPEMVQEVLDVMIGLAQEGMTMMVVTHEMGFARRAANRVVFMAEGQIVEENTPEEFFTNARTDRAKDFLSKILTH; translated from the coding sequence ATGACGGAGAACGGGGCCGCAACTCCTCTGGTGGTGCTTGCGGATGTCAACAAGCACTTCGGCAACCTGCATGTCCTGCGCGACATCAATCTGACGATCTCGCGGGGCGAAGTCCTCGTCGTCATCGGCCCCTCGGGCGGCGGCAAGTCGACCCTGTGCCGGGCGATCAACCGGCTGGAGACGATAGACGGCGGAACGATCACCTTCGACGGGCAGCCGCTCGCGGCAGAGGGCAAGACGCTGGCCAAGCTCAGGTCCGAGGTCGGCATGGTGTTCCAGTCCTTCAACCTGTTCGCGCACAAGACGATCCTGGAGAACGTCACGCTCGGACCGATCAAGGTCCGCGGCATCGCCAAGGCGGAGGCCGAGCGGAGAGGCATGGAGCTGCTCGAACGGGTCGGGATCGGCGCCCAGGCGTCGAAATATCCGGCACAGCTCTCGGGAGGTCAGCAGCAGCGCGTGGCCATCGCCCGCGCCCTGGCCATGGATCCCAAGATGATCCTGTTCGACGAGCCGACCTCGGCGCTGGACCCGGAGATGGTCCAGGAGGTGCTCGACGTCATGATCGGTCTCGCCCAGGAGGGCATGACGATGATGGTCGTCACCCACGAGATGGGATTCGCCCGCCGCGCGGCGAACCGGGTGGTGTTCATGGCGGAGGGCCAGATCGTCGAGGAGAACACTCCCGAGGAGTTCTTCACCAACGCACGGACGGACCGGGCGAAGGACTTCCTCTCCAAGATCCTTACGCACTAA
- the rny gene encoding ribonuclease Y, with protein sequence MDPVVVVILAGAVAVLAVVTIAALIVLLRRTGGAGGRMTGPSPEQEAEIQAALEEARLEAAEIRTRAQHDAEEVLRRSEAAVDAAAELRKEAEAESRGLKYELKELRSDLERRENRLAEREQRLDEEARRQADRARKLAETETKLAGRREDLDRVAQERKVILERVSGLTSDQARAELVREIENQAKREAALIVREIEGEARREGEKRATKIVTLAVQRVATEQTAESVVSVLHLPGDEMKGRIIGREGRNIRAFESTTGVNLIIDDTPEAVLLSCFDPVRRETARLTLEKLVLDGRIHPQRIEEAHERSKVEVQELCVRAGEDALVELGITEMHPELITLLGQLRYRTSYGQNVLGHLVESAHIAGIMAAELRLDPMLLKRCTVLHDIGKALTHEVEGSHALIGAEIARRYGEHEDVVHAIEAHHNEVEVKTVEAVLTQAADAISGGRPGARRESLEAYVKRLERLEEIATSYDGVDKVFAMQAGREIRVMVKPDSVDDIQAQVIARDVAKQVEEELTYPGQIRITVVRESRATEFAR encoded by the coding sequence ATGGATCCGGTTGTGGTCGTCATATTGGCGGGGGCGGTTGCGGTTCTTGCCGTGGTGACGATAGCCGCGCTGATCGTGTTGCTGCGTCGCACTGGTGGAGCCGGCGGAAGGATGACCGGTCCCTCCCCCGAGCAGGAGGCCGAGATCCAGGCCGCGCTGGAGGAGGCCAGGCTTGAGGCCGCCGAGATCCGCACCAGGGCCCAGCATGACGCCGAAGAGGTCCTGCGCAGGTCCGAGGCGGCCGTCGATGCCGCCGCCGAGCTGCGCAAGGAGGCAGAGGCGGAGAGCCGGGGGCTGAAGTACGAGCTGAAGGAGCTCCGTTCCGACCTTGAGCGCCGGGAGAACCGGCTGGCCGAGCGGGAGCAGCGCCTCGACGAGGAGGCCAGGCGCCAGGCGGACCGGGCGCGCAAGCTCGCCGAGACGGAGACCAAGCTCGCCGGCCGCCGTGAGGATCTTGACCGGGTCGCCCAGGAGCGCAAGGTCATCCTGGAGCGGGTCTCCGGCCTCACCAGCGATCAGGCGCGGGCCGAGCTGGTCAGGGAGATCGAGAACCAGGCCAAGCGCGAGGCCGCGCTGATCGTCAGGGAGATCGAGGGTGAGGCCCGCAGGGAGGGCGAGAAGCGGGCAACCAAGATCGTCACGTTGGCGGTCCAGCGCGTTGCCACCGAGCAGACCGCCGAGTCCGTCGTCAGCGTCCTGCATCTGCCCGGCGACGAGATGAAGGGCCGCATCATCGGCCGCGAGGGCCGCAACATCCGCGCCTTCGAATCGACCACCGGGGTCAACCTGATCATCGACGACACGCCCGAGGCGGTGCTTCTGTCATGTTTCGACCCGGTCCGCCGTGAGACCGCCCGGCTGACGCTGGAGAAGCTCGTCCTCGACGGCCGCATCCACCCCCAGCGCATCGAGGAGGCGCACGAGCGCAGCAAGGTCGAGGTCCAGGAGCTGTGCGTGCGTGCCGGCGAGGACGCCCTGGTGGAGCTCGGCATCACCGAGATGCATCCCGAGCTGATCACACTGCTCGGCCAGCTCCGCTACCGCACCTCCTACGGTCAGAACGTGCTCGGCCACCTCGTGGAGTCTGCCCACATCGCCGGGATCATGGCGGCCGAGCTGCGGCTCGACCCGATGCTGCTCAAGCGCTGCACGGTCCTGCACGACATCGGCAAGGCCCTCACCCACGAGGTCGAGGGCAGCCACGCCCTCATCGGCGCCGAGATCGCCAGGCGGTACGGCGAGCACGAGGACGTCGTCCACGCGATCGAGGCCCACCACAACGAGGTCGAGGTCAAGACCGTCGAAGCCGTCCTCACCCAGGCCGCCGACGCGATCAGCGGCGGCCGTCCGGGGGCCCGGCGCGAGTCGCTGGAGGCCTACGTCAAGCGGCTGGAGCGGCTGGAGGAGATCGCCACCTCCTACGACGGCGTCGACAAGGTCTTCGCCATGCAGGCGGGCCGGGAGATCCGGGTCATGGTGAAACCCGACTCGGTCGACGACATCCAGGCCCAGGTGATCGCCCGCGACGTCGCCAAGCAGGTCGAGGAGGAGCTCACCTACCCCGGCCAGATCCGCATCACCGTCGTCCGTGAGTCCAGGGCCACCGAGTTCGCGCGCTGA